GGTCACGGCGTAGACGTGACCGGTGAGGTCGGGCAGACGGATGGGGTCCCAGGTCATGAGCGCCTCCTTGAAGTGGATTCTCTATCCGTTTGAGCATATCCCTGAAACGGATGAAGAATCCAGATCGGGTAGGGTGCTGGTATGCCTACGCTCAGAGCGGACGCAGCGCGCTCACGTGCCAGGATCCTCGACGCCGCACGGCGCCGGCCGATCACCGAGCTGCGGCTCAACGACCTGGCCCGTGAGGCGGGCGTCGGGGTCGCCACCGTCTACCGCCACTTCCCGACGGTGACCGCGCTGGTCGAGGCACTCACCCTCGGGGCGCTCGAGCAGCTCGTCGACGAGGCCCGGGCGGCCGCTGCGGAACCCGATCCGGCCCGCGCGTTCACGCGACTGGTGCGGGAGACGGCCACCCGGCAGCTCGAGCACCAGGGCCTCCAGGCCGTGCTGCGCTCGGACGAGATCTCGAGCGCGGCGCGCGGTCTCCGGGACGAGCTGCTCGATCTCGCACAGACGACGCTCACGAATGCGATCGCTGCGGGAGCCGTTCGCCCTCACCTCTCGTTCGACCAGGTGCAGCGCCTCGTCTGCGGGGTCGAGCACGCCGTGCGACTCGGGGACGGCAGCGACCGGGACCAGCTGATCGACGTGGTCGTGTCAGGGCTGACCCTGGCGTCCGGTCAGAAGAGGCGGGACTCCGCGTCGTCGACGCCGCGCATCGCCTCGTAGTCCAGGACGAGGCAGCCGATGCCGCGGTCGGTCGCCAGGACGCGGGCCTGCGGCTTGATCTCCTGGGCGGCGAAGACGCCGCGCACGGGAGCCAGCAGCGGGTCCCGGTTGAGCAGGTCCAGATAGCGGGTGAGCTGCTCGACGCCGTCGATGTCACCGCGGCGCTTGATCTCCACGGCTACGTGCCCGCCCTGCGGGGCACGGGCCAGGATGTCGACGGGCCCGA
The Xylanimonas cellulosilytica DSM 15894 DNA segment above includes these coding regions:
- a CDS encoding TetR/AcrR family transcriptional regulator, translated to MPTLRADAARSRARILDAARRRPITELRLNDLAREAGVGVATVYRHFPTVTALVEALTLGALEQLVDEARAAAAEPDPARAFTRLVRETATRQLEHQGLQAVLRSDEISSAARGLRDELLDLAQTTLTNAIAAGAVRPHLSFDQVQRLVCGVEHAVRLGDGSDRDQLIDVVVSGLTLASGQKRRDSASSTPRIAS